The following are encoded together in the Mumia sp. Pv4-285 genome:
- a CDS encoding flavin monoamine oxidase family protein, producing MANVDVVVVGAGVSGLVAADRVRAAGRTVVVLEARGRVGGRTLTEPVPAVEAESQPLPDLLVDSGAGWVAPDQDLLLAELARFGLTTAPQTRPGDALMTMRGKARRYTDAARPFDPVTTADVAQGMLRFSAAAEKVDVEAPWRGEHATRYDAQTFESWIRRTCLTIKGRDYFRLACEAVLATAPQNVSLLHVLFYARSGGGLLHLLTTGGGAQDARVVGGMQQVAERLAEGLGQWVRLYEPVSTILHDEDGVSVHSESGATTAHRVVVTVPPALASSIDYLPGLPQDRTLLTQRMPHGSIVKVHVVYRRPFWRDAALSGEITTDQGPTKVVFDTNPSDSPYGVLTVLVDGEDSVRLGSMDADRARDAVLRGLASHLGPKAMEPVGYLAKDWTAEEWTRGCYGAHLPPGAWTQVGSALRTPVGRIHWAGTETAERWCGYVDGAIASGERAAAEVLALLP from the coding sequence GTGGCGAACGTGGATGTGGTCGTGGTCGGAGCCGGGGTCTCCGGGCTGGTGGCGGCGGACCGTGTCCGCGCCGCCGGTCGAACCGTCGTCGTGCTCGAGGCGCGCGGCCGGGTGGGCGGGCGTACGCTCACCGAGCCCGTGCCGGCCGTCGAGGCCGAGTCCCAGCCGCTCCCGGACCTGCTCGTCGACTCCGGCGCCGGCTGGGTCGCTCCTGACCAGGACCTCCTGCTCGCCGAGCTGGCGCGCTTCGGACTCACCACGGCGCCCCAGACCCGCCCCGGCGACGCACTGATGACGATGCGCGGCAAGGCGCGGCGCTACACCGACGCGGCCCGGCCGTTCGACCCCGTCACCACCGCCGACGTCGCGCAGGGGATGCTCCGGTTCTCGGCAGCCGCGGAGAAGGTCGACGTCGAGGCACCGTGGCGCGGCGAGCACGCCACCCGCTACGACGCGCAGACCTTCGAGAGCTGGATCCGGCGGACCTGCCTCACGATCAAGGGCCGCGACTACTTCCGGCTGGCGTGCGAGGCGGTGCTGGCGACCGCCCCCCAGAACGTCTCGCTCCTGCACGTGCTGTTCTACGCACGGTCCGGCGGTGGATTGCTCCACCTCCTGACGACGGGTGGCGGGGCCCAGGACGCACGCGTCGTCGGCGGCATGCAGCAGGTCGCCGAGCGGCTCGCCGAGGGCCTCGGCCAGTGGGTACGCCTCTACGAGCCGGTCAGCACGATCCTCCACGACGAGGACGGTGTCTCGGTCCACAGCGAGTCGGGCGCGACCACGGCGCACCGGGTCGTCGTCACCGTGCCGCCGGCGCTGGCCTCGAGCATCGACTACCTCCCCGGGCTCCCGCAGGACCGGACGCTCCTCACCCAACGGATGCCGCACGGCAGCATCGTGAAGGTCCACGTCGTCTATCGGCGACCGTTCTGGCGCGATGCGGCGCTGTCCGGCGAGATCACGACGGACCAGGGCCCGACCAAGGTCGTCTTCGACACGAACCCGTCCGACAGCCCGTACGGCGTCCTGACCGTGCTCGTCGACGGCGAGGACTCCGTACGGTTGGGGTCGATGGACGCCGACCGCGCGCGTGACGCGGTGCTGCGCGGGCTGGCGAGCCATCTCGGCCCGAAGGCGATGGAGCCGGTCGGCTATCTCGCGAAGGACTGGACTGCCGAGGAGTGGACCCGCGGTTGCTACGGCGCCCACCTGCCGCCGGGTGCGTGGACGCAGGTCGGCTCCGCGCTCCGTACGCCGGTCGGGCGCATCCACTGGGCCGGGACGGAGACCGCCGAGCGGTGGTGCGGCTACGTCGACGGCGCGATCGCGTCAGGCGAGCGCGCCGCCGCCGAGGTGCTCGCCCTGCTGCCGTAG
- a CDS encoding response regulator, with the protein MIRVLLVDDQPLIRTGLRALLDAEDSIEVVGEAGDGERALAVALEERPDLVLMDVQMPVLDGIEATRRIVADPRLAAVRVVILTNYGLDEYVFDALRAGASGFLVKDTAPADLIQALRVVADGDALLSPGVTRSLISEFVARPADVVETETLDALTNREREVVALVGRGLSNDEIAQHLVISPTTAKTHVSRAMTKTGVRDRAQLVVLAYEAGLVQPRDREA; encoded by the coding sequence GTGATCCGGGTGCTGCTCGTCGACGACCAGCCCCTGATCCGTACGGGGCTGCGCGCGCTGCTCGACGCGGAGGACTCCATCGAGGTCGTCGGCGAGGCCGGCGACGGCGAGCGCGCCCTGGCCGTCGCCCTCGAGGAGCGGCCCGACCTCGTCCTCATGGACGTCCAGATGCCCGTGCTCGACGGCATCGAGGCCACGCGGCGCATCGTCGCGGACCCGCGCCTGGCCGCCGTACGCGTGGTGATCCTCACCAACTACGGGCTCGACGAGTACGTCTTCGACGCTCTCCGGGCCGGGGCGAGCGGGTTCCTCGTGAAGGACACGGCGCCGGCCGACCTGATCCAGGCGCTGCGGGTCGTGGCTGACGGCGACGCGCTCCTGTCGCCCGGTGTCACGCGAAGCCTGATCAGCGAGTTCGTGGCCCGCCCCGCCGACGTGGTGGAGACGGAGACGCTCGACGCCCTCACCAACCGCGAGCGCGAGGTCGTGGCGCTCGTCGGCCGCGGACTCAGCAACGACGAGATCGCCCAGCACCTCGTGATCAGCCCGACCACGGCGAAGACGCACGTGAGCCGCGCGATGACCAAGACCGGGGTGCGCGACCGTGCGCAGCTCGTCGTCCTCGCGTACGAGGCAGGTCTGGTGCAGCCTCGTGATCGCGAGGCCTGA
- a CDS encoding sensor histidine kinase produces the protein MRTDRGWRRFYAAGWMVSGFVAVAAAYQWRARMTALEERLAEAERVREEVLRRRVAEEQLRIARELHDSLTHSISVVTMQAGVAAHLARKRGEEVPVALAAIQEAAGDASRELRETLGVLRRDDHANGYGLDDLPRLIARSSHTGIEPLLRVSGTRRLVPADVDSAAYRIVQEALTNVARHAGATEARVVVEYAADAVTVRVDDDGRPGPPTAAARPGLGLIGMRERTNALGGHLSAGRRPDGGFSVVAHLPLTREAEASS, from the coding sequence GTGCGTACAGACCGAGGGTGGAGACGCTTCTACGCGGCGGGCTGGATGGTCTCGGGCTTCGTGGCCGTCGCCGCCGCATACCAGTGGCGGGCGCGGATGACGGCGCTCGAAGAACGGCTCGCGGAGGCCGAGCGCGTGCGCGAGGAGGTGCTGCGGCGTCGTGTCGCCGAGGAGCAGCTGCGCATCGCCCGCGAGCTGCACGACTCGCTGACCCACAGCATCTCGGTCGTGACGATGCAGGCCGGGGTCGCCGCGCACCTGGCGCGCAAGCGCGGCGAGGAGGTGCCGGTCGCGCTCGCGGCGATCCAGGAGGCGGCCGGCGACGCGTCGCGCGAGCTGCGCGAGACGCTCGGCGTCCTGCGCCGCGACGACCACGCGAACGGGTACGGCCTGGACGACCTCCCCCGCCTGATCGCCCGCAGCAGCCACACGGGCATCGAACCGTTGCTGCGCGTCTCGGGGACCCGTCGGCTCGTGCCCGCAGACGTCGACTCTGCGGCGTACCGGATCGTGCAGGAGGCCCTCACGAACGTCGCGCGGCACGCCGGTGCGACCGAGGCCCGTGTCGTCGTGGAGTACGCCGCGGACGCGGTGACCGTCCGCGTGGACGACGACGGGCGGCCCGGTCCGCCCACCGCGGCCGCCCGGCCGGGGCTGGGACTGATCGGGATGCGCGAGCGGACGAACGCGCTCGGCGGGCATCTCAGCGCCGGGCGCCGACCGGACGGCGGCTTCTCGGTCGTCGCGCACCTGCCCCTCACCCGCGAGGCCGAGGCGTCCTCGTGA
- a CDS encoding ATP-binding cassette domain-containing protein, whose protein sequence is MGDESAEPAIETVGLRRSFGATCAVDGLDLTVPHGGVYGLLGPNGAGKTTTVRLLATLLRPDEGSARVLGHDVVADPMAIRRDIALTGQFASVDADLTGAENLILQCGLLGRSRRAARERTEELLAAFGLEDAADRLVRTYSGGMQRRLDVAASLVRTPRLLFLDEPTTGLDPRSRRQVWDVVRELVARGTTVVLTTQYLDEADQLADRIGVVARGRLVAADTPDALKRSVGGDVLEIRVAAVSEAPRVAEVLAGFVDSGTPAWSASDDGTAVLSVPLTVPVRRVLDAVGDAGTTLAGFDVRRPTLDEVFLALTDEAVPA, encoded by the coding sequence ATGGGTGACGAATCCGCGGAGCCGGCGATCGAGACGGTGGGGCTGAGGAGGTCCTTCGGCGCGACGTGCGCCGTCGACGGCCTGGACCTCACCGTCCCGCACGGAGGTGTCTACGGGCTGCTCGGCCCGAACGGCGCGGGCAAGACGACGACAGTCCGGCTGCTGGCCACGCTCCTGCGCCCCGACGAGGGATCGGCCCGGGTGCTCGGTCACGACGTGGTCGCCGACCCGATGGCGATCCGGCGTGACATCGCCCTGACCGGGCAGTTCGCCTCGGTCGACGCCGACCTCACCGGAGCGGAGAACCTGATCCTCCAGTGCGGTCTGCTCGGACGCTCCCGTCGCGCAGCACGCGAACGCACCGAGGAGCTGCTGGCCGCCTTCGGGCTGGAGGACGCGGCGGATCGACTCGTACGGACCTACTCGGGCGGGATGCAGCGGCGTCTCGACGTCGCCGCGAGCCTGGTGCGTACGCCCCGCCTCCTGTTCCTCGACGAGCCCACGACCGGGCTCGACCCGCGGAGCCGACGGCAGGTCTGGGACGTCGTACGCGAGCTGGTGGCGCGCGGGACGACCGTGGTGCTCACCACGCAGTACCTCGACGAGGCCGACCAGCTGGCCGACCGGATCGGTGTCGTCGCGCGGGGTCGCCTCGTCGCCGCGGACACGCCGGACGCGCTGAAGCGTTCGGTGGGCGGTGACGTCCTCGAGATCCGCGTCGCGGCGGTGTCGGAGGCGCCGCGCGTCGCCGAGGTGCTCGCCGGCTTCGTCGACTCAGGGACACCGGCGTGGTCGGCGAGCGACGACGGTACGGCGGTGCTGTCGGTGCCGTTGACGGTCCCGGTCCGGCGGGTCCTCGACGCCGTCGGCGACGCAGGGACGACGTTGGCCGGCTTCGACGTCCGCCGCCCCACGCTCGACGAGGTGTTCCTCGCGCTGACCGACGAG